The window TCATCATATTTCTTCCCGATTAAAGCGGTGGAACCATTCTTCATGTTCTCACTAAACTTCAAGAGTTTTTTCGCTTCTTTTTGTTTCGGGTTTAAATCCAACATTTCCGTAAAGTATTTAGATGCAGTGATATATTTCTTCCCGGTTAAAGCGGTATGTGCCATTTCCAGTAAGGCAGTTTCCTTTTGGGTCTTGGCTGTCTCTAACGATTCCTTTGCTCGTTTGGTCAATAGTGCATACTCTTTATCATTTTCTTTTTTTTCGATGATTTTCGTAAAGAGGTCTATCGCATTATCAAACTTCTTTTCCTTTTGTGCCTTCTCCCCTTGGGTTAATCTTTTTTGTATATTCACTTTCCCTTTCGTGGTCTCTAATAGGGCTTTTGCTTCTTCGTTCGATTTCACTTTGGCTGCCTTCTCAAAGTACTGGACAGCTTCGGAGTAGTTCTCCTTTTTCAAGGCTTCATTCCCTTTGTCCATATATTCTTGGTATTGGCTTGACGCACAACCTGACATCAACCACGTCACGATGGTTATGACGACGATTACCTTTGTTCACATAATCCCTTCCCCTTTCTTTCTTCATGTAAACACCCACTAACTATTTCGTCTTTCGGCTCCTGCTCCCCTTCCAATTCTTATGAGAATCCTCAAAAAATATTTTCCTATAAAGGAGTTTTTTAAAAGCATCCTATTATATAAGGCAACAAAAATTCAAATTATTTGGAGGTAATGCAAATGAACAAGTTTTATTAGATTGGTAAGGCTTTATTATGGGGGGGATTAGTTCAACTGGTATGGTTCGTCCTCTTCTCTTCGAGTGACCAAAGGCTTTTATGATTTGAAGGAGAATGGTTGGGAAAAGCAGGTACAAGGATGTTTTGTAGGTGATGTAGAACAAACCTTAAAGAAACTTCATGATAAGTCGATTGAGGCTAGCGGGAAGTCAATTGGGAACAAGCTGCCCACTTTATGAAATCATCTCTGTGAGATTATTATATACTGGGGGAATTTCAATTGACTACGGTGGTCCACTTTTAGAATACATACTTCCTTGGTCAACAACTCTTCAAATCATTTGCATAGTCTTTAACAAGTTATCTAAATAATACTTTGAGTCCCCATCTGGCATGAAGGTAGGGACTATTTTACGCTTACCGAACAACCACAACTTGAAGCAATATTGCGGTTACAGAGAATTTGAGCGTTCAGTCTCAGAATTTCACGATATTTAATAAAAAAACCTCCTGTATAATGAATTTGCGCACTAATTGAGCAAACTCATTATACAGGAGGCGGCTCTCTTTATGGCAGGGCTGTCACTAATATTTAGTATAGATGTCACTTTTACATGTCCGTATACATTGTGAACCACATTCTGTGAAACAAGATTTTTCGTGGCGTGACAGGCACCGGAATTTCAAGATCCCCAAAGGCGTCACAGTCACTGAAATTAAGTTTGTTCTCTCTCGTTTTTAGAGGGAATTAACTTATTTATATTAAGCAAAACCAATAGGCACCTAATCCTGAAAAAAAGAATGATAAATGCCTAAACGGTACGCTAATGCGTACCACTTTAATTTTTACCATATGATACCTTTTCCTTATAGTCATTAAATTAAGATTATGGGGAGAAATATGGTGAAAAAAGTTGTCGTGAAAATTCGAGAGTTAACTGAACAAAGAGGTATTTCCGTAAGAGAATTATCAAGACAAACTGATATTCGTCATGCTACATTGAGTGAATTAGCCAATGATAAACGGCAAAATATTAATTTCCATCACATTGAAAAAATTGCAGATGCCCTTGATATTAACGATATTAGAAAAATCATTGATTTTGATAAAGAAGAAAGAGAATAATAATGCATAGTCTTAGTGACTTTAGCTTCTATACTAGCAAATCTAATCCCCCAGACCCTATCCGTCATCTCCGTGTACAAACAACTGTGTTAACCATCAAAATGCCTATTACCTATGAAGTTACTTAACAACCGAAGCAATATTTATATGCAGTCTTTTAAGGGAGATTCATCTTGGCAAATGGTTGCGGTTATGGAGTAGTGCTCCTTGTAGCGAATAATCTCTAATTCGATTTCATCGGAACCGGAAAAGATTGTAATAATAGAAAAAAAGCAATCCAAAAGGCTCTTAAAGTACTTCATTTACATACCTACTCCCATTAACCTTTGAATCAATTGGGTCTCGGATTACAAACTCCCAGTTTTCTAGGCACCTACTTTTTATCCTACAAATATCAGTCGGTTTCAACGCCGCAAACTATAAGTTAAAATCAAAGAGTAACATATTTAGGATATACATTTTCCAAATTCCATAACATTAATAAACATTGCTATTGCGCTTGAAATGAAACCTCATAAACTTATGAAAGAGATAGAGAAGGATGAAGATTTACCTTCCCAAATAAATAAAGCTGCCGATGATGACTAGAAAGAGGAGATGATAGAGTGGAAAACTTAAAATCAAGAGAAGTCACACAGCTAGTGAATGACATTGGGGATGAAATAGAACTGGAAATACTTCAATATATCGACCATTACTCTGTAACCGCAACCATTTGTCCTGATAAGCCACCCTTTTATGATTACATAGCATCTGGAATCGATTTCCATAGTAAAAGAAACGCAATGAAAATAGCACTAAAAAAACTTTATTTAAAAGCTTATTACAAATGAGCAAAGACAACAACATTGTGCCTTATTCTCAGTAAAAAACAACTCCAGCAAATTACTACAGGGTTTTGGATATAAAAAAATGAGGGAAAACAAGATTTTTGTTCCCCTCAAACAGTCCCACGCTTACAGTAAGTGATTCCAGAAAAATGGATGATTCCTGAAACGCGATTTAGTCTCAGACTTTACTTAGTTCCAAAAATAAAGTACGTTTCTTAACAACGAAATTTAGTTCTGTTCAGTTTACTTCGTATCTACTGTAATTCCATAAATTCTTTTATTACCGCACAAACTTTATTTACTTCCTCTTCACTCAAATATGGGTGCATCGGCAATGAAAGGACTGTATCACAAAGGTTATTAGTAATTTCAAATTCTTGATCATCAAACGCTAAACCAGAAAAAGCATCTTGTTTATGCATTGGCTTAACATAATAAATCATGCTTGGAATCCCGTTCTCCTTAAGTTTTGCTTGTAAGTCATCTCGCTGTTCCTTGTTCTTAAGCTTAATAGTATACTGGGCAAAACTTGAATAAAACCCATCCGGTATATATGGAATTTCAATAACGCCTTCTAATCTTTCATTATATAATTTATATACCCTGTTAACACTTTCTAATTCATGATTAATAAAGGATTTTAGTTTCACTTTTAAAATAGCAGCCTGGATAGTGTCTAGTCTGGAATTAACTCCAATCCTAACATTATCGTATTTATTCTCGCCTTTACCATGAACTTTTAAAGATTTAAGTAATTCTGCTAATTCATCATCATCAGTAAAAATAGCCCCACCATCGCCATAACAACCTAATGGTTTAGCTGGAAAAAATGAGGTAGTTGCTGCATTACCAAAACTACAGGCCATTTTACCACTAATATTGCCACCAAAGCCCTGAGCACCATCTTCTAACACGAATAAATCAAACTTCTTTGCAATTCTCTCTATTTCACGATAATCTGCAGGAAGCCCAAATAAATCAACAGGAATAATGGCCTTAGGAGTTAACTTCCCTTCTTTAATTGTTTTTATGATCGCTTTTTCTAGTTTATTTGTATCAATATTGAAAGTTTCCCTATCCACATCCACAAAAATTGGAGTAGCTCCTCTAAATGAAACAATTTCTCCTGTCGAAAAAAATGTAAAGTCTGGTAAAAATACTGCATCTCCATCTTTGATATCCCTTGCCATCATCACTAAATTCAGTGCGTCTGTTCCATTGGCACAAGAAATACAGTGTTTTACACCCACGTAGTTAGCTAATTGTTCTTCTAGCTCTGCTACTTCTTTTCCACTAATAAAATTTGCATTAGTTAATACTTCCTGTATAGCTAAATCAATTTCCTGCTTATATTCCTGATACTGAGTCTTTAAATCCCTGAATTCCATAGTCCATCAATCTCCATCACGATTTAATTTTCCCTATTCAGCTTTTTCTTTTAGTTCTCTACCCTTCAGCATATATTCCCTGTCACATTCATTACATTTCAACTCATTTTTTAGAACCATTCCACATTCGCAGACCCAACCTATTTGTTTTGCCGGAACACCTGCCATTAAAGCATAGTCAGGGACATCCTTTGTTACGACTGCACCTGAAGCGATCATTGCCCAACGACCAATTGTATTTCCACATACAATAGTAGCATTGGCTCCGATAGATGCACCGTATTTAATAAGAGTCTTTCTATATCCTTCATTACCTTTAGGATACTTACTTCTAGGTGTTAAATCATTTGTAAATACCATTGAAGGCCCGCAGAATACATAATCTTCTAACTCAACACCTTCATAAACCGCTACATTGTTCTGGATTTTAACTCCCTTACCAATTTTAACGTTATTAGAAATGTTAACATTTTGTCCTAGAGAGCATTTTTCACCTATTTGAGCCCCTTTTTGAACATGGCTAAAATGCCATACCTTAGTACCAGCACCAATCGAAACATTTTCATCTATATAACTACTCTCATGTACAAAGTAGCTCATCTATCAAATCTACCTTTGAAATCCAATGAACTACACTTTTCTAATGGTAGTTTAACGCTTTTACCTTCTGCAGCTGATTTGTAAATTGCAAGGACGAGCTCAAGTGCTCTTCTTCCATCCTCAGCCGTTACATACGGTTGTCTATCATTCAGAATTGCATCAATTACATCAGAATATAGGGGATTATGACCAAACCCATATACGGTTGGTGGATTTTCTTGATACTTAGCTTTAATATCTTCTGGATCATCTAGCATATCTGCAAATTGCCATTCCTCTATTAGATTTACAGATTTTCCGCCAGCTTTAACTGTGCCTTTCTCCCCAAATAAATACAATGTTTCTTCAAGGTTTTTTGGATAAATATTAGTTGTACCTTCAATAATCCCATAACTTCCATTGGAAAACTTAATTAATGCCATACCTAGGTCTTCTGCTTCAATAAAGTTATGTTTCAAATTATCCGTCATACCGACCACTTCTACTATTTCGTCTCCCATCATCCATCGCAAAAGATCTATGTTATGGATGCACTGGTTCATAAGTGCCCCTCCGTCTTGCTCCCATGTTCCGCGCCAAGGAGCCTGTTTATAGTAATCTTCTCCCCTGTTCCAACGAATATGAGCAGTTCCATGAAGCAGCCTTCCAAAGCGTTCTTCTTCAACAGCCTCTCTTATTTTTTGAATAGACTTATTAAAACGGTTTTGATGGCATGCGCTAACTTTTATATTTTTTTCTTTAGCTTTTTTGATGATTTCATCAGCTTCTTCCAGTGAAAGAGCGATGGGCTTTTCAATGATAAGATTACTGCCCGCTTCTATACAATCTAAAGCAATTTGTCCATGTTTACCACTTTCAGTACAAATTGCTACTAGTTGAGGTTTTTCCTTTTCAAGTAACTCCTTATAGTCAATATATTGTGGTGTAGATTGAGGAAGATTAAATTTTGAAATTTTATCCTCCATATTTTCGGGCACTATGTCACATAAACCAACAATTTCAAGTTCATTTTTGATTGCAGCAGCTATATGATTTGGTGAGATTCTACCACAACCAATTATTGCAAAACGTAAAGTCATGATGATCCCCCTCTATAATAATTCAATATTTTCTCTATTTTTTATATCTTTCATCGCATTCTTAGTATCAAATATTGCCTTTGCATGTTGCTGTACAAAAGAATAATCCACAGTTGTATGTGCTGTTGTTACTATTACGAGATCAGAACTTTCAAGGAGTTCCACAGTTAATTCTGATTCTCCCTTTTTAATTTCCCCATGCTCACGATACTCTAGCACGAAAGGATCAAAGTAAACAACTTCTGCCCCTTCTTTTTCTAGCTCTTCAATCACTCTAAGAGCAGGACTCTCTCTGTAATCTTCAATATCTTGTTTATAAGCTACGCCAAGCACAAAGATTCTTGAACCGTTCATAGCTTTTTTATACCTATTTAAGATTTTACTTGATCTCTCTACGCAGTATTCCGGCATTCGGTCATTAACCATCATGGAGGATTCAATCATTGATGTATGAAAACCATATTCCCGTGCCTTCCAAGAAAGATAGTATGGATCAAGTGGAATACAATGACCCCCAAGTCCTGGTCCTGGATAAAAGGCTTGGAAACCATAAGGTTTAGATTTTGCAGCATCAACGACTTCCCAAAAGTTAATGCCCATCTTATTACTTAGAATTGCAAGTTCATTTACAAGTCCAATGTTAATATTTCTATAAGTGTTTTCAAGAATTTTCTCCATCTCCGCTATAGCAGGAGATGAAACACGATGGATCGGTGCTTCTAGTATACTTTCATATAGTGTTGCTGCCACATCAGTACATTTTGCAGTAATCCCTCCAACGACTTTGGGTGTGTTTTTAGTCTTATAGATCAAATTCCCTGGATCAACACGCTCTGGGGAAAAAGCAAGGTAGAAGTCCTCACCACATTTTAGTCCAGATGTTTCAAGAATCGGCTTAAGAAGTTCTTCCGTAGTCCCAGGATAAGTAGTTGATTCCAAAACGATTAGCATATCTTTATGCATATAGGGAACGATGCTCTCTGCAGAGGCTTTAACATAACTAATATCTGGCTGTTGATGGTCATCAAGTGGTGTTGGTACACAAATACACACACAATCCGCTTTTGCTACCTGTGCAAAATCTGTAGTGGCTGACAGGAGTCCTGACATCACTATTTCTTCAAGGTCTTCATTGACAACATCACCAATATAGTTCTTACCGGTGTTTACCATCTCAATTTTAGATTCTTGTACATCAAAACCAATTGTTTTAAACCCGGCTTTTGCTTTCTCTACAGCAAGAGGCAAACCTACATAACCCAAACCCACAACTCCAAGTGTTGCAGTTTTATTTAATAATTTTTCTTTTAGATTACTTGTTAAAGTAACAGTACTCATTATATTATTTTCCTCCTCTTAAGATAGCTTGACATATATGATCTGCTGCATGTCCATCACTAAATAACAGTGTTTGTGGATGCTGCAAACAGTCTAATTCTCTTGTGACTGATCTTAGAATTGTTTTAACATCAATTGGACATAAAATATTCCATCCATTTTCTAAGGTTTCAACCCATTCTGTTTGATCTCTAAGTGTTGTACATGGGGTCTTAAGGAAATATGCTTCCTTTTGAAGTCCACCAGAATCTGTAACCACCATATAAGCATTTGCTGTTAAGTAAAGCATCAGTAGATAGCCCACCGGTTTGATCATTGTTATATTACCTAATTTAATATCCAGTTCATCAATTAATTTACGAGTCCTTGGATGAATTGGTAAAAGAACTGGCTTGTCCATTTTTTCAAATGCAGAAAAAATCTCACGTAACTTTTTATGATCATCTGTATTTTCTGCACGATGAATTGTAGCAAGGTAATATTCTTTTTCTATAATACTTGGGATTTTACCATTTATATCTCTTAATTCATCCAACCAAGCACCGTTAGAATATAATTTTTTTGAAATATCTATATTCCTTATCACCACGTCATACATGATATCTCCCGTATTTAAGACGCCATCTGTGATTCCTTCTTTTTCTAAGTTTTTTACAGCTGTTTGTGTTGGACATAGTAATAAATCAGATATATGGTCTGTTAATACTCTGTTTTGTTCCTCTGGCATTAGCTTATTATAACTACGTAACCCAGCTTCCACATGGAATACAGGGATACGTAATTTACTAGCTGCTAATGCACCAGCAAGAGTTGAGTTTGTATCCCCGTATACAAGCATTCCATCAGGTTTTTCTTTAAATATTATTTCTTCAATGTTTTCAAGCATTCGTCCTGTTTGTAATCCATGGGATCCTGAACCTACACCTAAATTATAATCAGGTTTTGGTATTCCTAACTCCTCAAAAAAAATGTCAGACATATTTGCATCATAATGTTGACCTGTATGAACTAATATTTCTTCATTTTCTTTTCTAAATTCTTCAGAAAATGGTGCTGCCTTTATAAATTGAGGACGGGCACCAATTATAGTTATAACTTTCATTATTCATAACCCTTTCATATAGAAATACTTTCTACTTTATTAAGGTAAAAAAACAAATGAATCCATGATTACATATAAATTTCCCTATACTTATTTTAAATTCTCAAAAAAATTCAACTGAGTTAACACTACTTCAGTTGATAGTGGAAACAATTTTTATTAAATGCTTGTACTAAATAGATTGAGAAATTCTTATTGAATAAAAGCAATTAAAAAGGTTAGGATTCAAGATATATATTTCGGTCCTAGCTTAAAATAGATTAATAAGTACTGCGTGTTAAGCTAGTTCTACAGTTTTAT of the Bacillus sp. 1NLA3E genome contains:
- a CDS encoding helix-turn-helix domain-containing protein, which gives rise to MVKKVVVKIRELTEQRGISVRELSRQTDIRHATLSELANDKRQNINFHHIEKIADALDINDIRKIIDFDKEERE
- a CDS encoding DegT/DnrJ/EryC1/StrS family aminotransferase produces the protein MEFRDLKTQYQEYKQEIDLAIQEVLTNANFISGKEVAELEEQLANYVGVKHCISCANGTDALNLVMMARDIKDGDAVFLPDFTFFSTGEIVSFRGATPIFVDVDRETFNIDTNKLEKAIIKTIKEGKLTPKAIIPVDLFGLPADYREIERIAKKFDLFVLEDGAQGFGGNISGKMACSFGNAATTSFFPAKPLGCYGDGGAIFTDDDELAELLKSLKVHGKGENKYDNVRIGVNSRLDTIQAAILKVKLKSFINHELESVNRVYKLYNERLEGVIEIPYIPDGFYSSFAQYTIKLKNKEQRDDLQAKLKENGIPSMIYYVKPMHKQDAFSGLAFDDQEFEITNNLCDTVLSLPMHPYLSEEEVNKVCAVIKEFMELQ
- a CDS encoding acyltransferase; this encodes MSYFVHESSYIDENVSIGAGTKVWHFSHVQKGAQIGEKCSLGQNVNISNNVKIGKGVKIQNNVAVYEGVELEDYVFCGPSMVFTNDLTPRSKYPKGNEGYRKTLIKYGASIGANATIVCGNTIGRWAMIASGAVVTKDVPDYALMAGVPAKQIGWVCECGMVLKNELKCNECDREYMLKGRELKEKAE
- a CDS encoding Gfo/Idh/MocA family protein → MTLRFAIIGCGRISPNHIAAAIKNELEIVGLCDIVPENMEDKISKFNLPQSTPQYIDYKELLEKEKPQLVAICTESGKHGQIALDCIEAGSNLIIEKPIALSLEEADEIIKKAKEKNIKVSACHQNRFNKSIQKIREAVEEERFGRLLHGTAHIRWNRGEDYYKQAPWRGTWEQDGGALMNQCIHNIDLLRWMMGDEIVEVVGMTDNLKHNFIEAEDLGMALIKFSNGSYGIIEGTTNIYPKNLEETLYLFGEKGTVKAGGKSVNLIEEWQFADMLDDPEDIKAKYQENPPTVYGFGHNPLYSDVIDAILNDRQPYVTAEDGRRALELVLAIYKSAAEGKSVKLPLEKCSSLDFKGRFDR
- a CDS encoding nucleotide sugar dehydrogenase; this encodes MSTVTLTSNLKEKLLNKTATLGVVGLGYVGLPLAVEKAKAGFKTIGFDVQESKIEMVNTGKNYIGDVVNEDLEEIVMSGLLSATTDFAQVAKADCVCICVPTPLDDHQQPDISYVKASAESIVPYMHKDMLIVLESTTYPGTTEELLKPILETSGLKCGEDFYLAFSPERVDPGNLIYKTKNTPKVVGGITAKCTDVAATLYESILEAPIHRVSSPAIAEMEKILENTYRNINIGLVNELAILSNKMGINFWEVVDAAKSKPYGFQAFYPGPGLGGHCIPLDPYYLSWKAREYGFHTSMIESSMMVNDRMPEYCVERSSKILNRYKKAMNGSRIFVLGVAYKQDIEDYRESPALRVIEELEKEGAEVVYFDPFVLEYREHGEIKKGESELTVELLESSDLVIVTTAHTTVDYSFVQQHAKAIFDTKNAMKDIKNRENIELL
- the wecB gene encoding non-hydrolyzing UDP-N-acetylglucosamine 2-epimerase, with product MKVITIIGARPQFIKAAPFSEEFRKENEEILVHTGQHYDANMSDIFFEELGIPKPDYNLGVGSGSHGLQTGRMLENIEEIIFKEKPDGMLVYGDTNSTLAGALAASKLRIPVFHVEAGLRSYNKLMPEEQNRVLTDHISDLLLCPTQTAVKNLEKEGITDGVLNTGDIMYDVVIRNIDISKKLYSNGAWLDELRDINGKIPSIIEKEYYLATIHRAENTDDHKKLREIFSAFEKMDKPVLLPIHPRTRKLIDELDIKLGNITMIKPVGYLLMLYLTANAYMVVTDSGGLQKEAYFLKTPCTTLRDQTEWVETLENGWNILCPIDVKTILRSVTRELDCLQHPQTLLFSDGHAADHICQAILRGGK